The Watersipora subatra chromosome 7, tzWatSuba1.1, whole genome shotgun sequence genomic interval TGTTTTTATCTACTTATGTTGTTCATACAATATACAGGTTTCTGTCAGACGATTGTGTGAATTAATTCCCCTTTGACACCTCTACACACCACTAAAATCAAGGCCAGAGTGCAAATTATGTCGAACAACTCTAATAATGTACGAGTTGCAATGTGAAGTAAAATAACTAGAAAACAACAACACCATGAAACAGAAGATCTGCAACTCCGCAGCAATACTGTATGTGATACATATGAACCTTGCTATTGTCTACGatttatacaacaaacagcatgaCCAGGGCTGTTTTGTTTGAGTGTAAATTGGCATACTTTGAGTAGGGCTGTGTTATGTGATATTTTCTTGAAATGTTTGGTTTGCTCTCCAGTTTCTTGGTCAGATTTTTTTCCTTGCTCATTTACCCATTGTTCTACCTGCTCCTTTATTTCCTTTCGTTTCAACCAAAAGTGTTTCTCAATAACCTGTAATCAATTTCACATGATTCGGTTGACATCTAAGGATAAACAGCCCTCACACTAAGCCGGCGATAGCTTTGAGTGACAACTACAATCACACTTGAATGGCTGACCTCTTTGAAGCAAGGTGAAGGATTCTTCAGCATTTCGAGCATTGCAAACTTTACCGTCGCCTGTCTGATATTGCTGTCATACAACCTGCAGTTGGCTTCACCTGCTGTCGTCCCACGCATTCGCTCATAGTCTGGCTCATTGAAATAAGGCTCAGCCACTAAGATGAGAGATTGGATAGACACGAGCACCTATTAACAAAGCAAGAGAAAGTAGAACAAGTGACTAGATGGGAACAAGCACCTGTCAGCAAAACAAGGGAAACTAGGATAAGTGACTAGATGGATACAAGCACCTGTCGGCAGAGCAAGGGAGACTAGGATAGGTGACTAGATTGATACAAGCACTTGTCAACAGTGTGAGAGACTTGCATAAGTTGCTAGATGGATACAAGCACCTGTCGGCAGAGCAAGGGAGACTAGGATAGGCGACTAGATAGATACAAGCACTTGTCAACAGTGTGAGAGACTTGCATAAGTTGCTAGATGGAGAGAAGCACCTGTCAACACAGCAAGGGAGACTAGGATAGGTGACTAGATAGATACAAGCACTTGTCAACAGTGTGAGAGACTTGCATAAGTTGCTAGATGGATACAAGCACCTGTCAACACAGCAAGGGAGACTAGGATAGGTGACTAGATAGATACAAGCACTTGTCAACAGTGTGAGAGACTTGCATAAGTTGCTAGATGGCGAGAAGCACCTGTCAACACAGCAAGGGAGACTAGGATAGGTGACTAGATAGATACAAGCACTTGTCAACAGTGTGAGAGACTTGCATAAGTTGCTAGATGGAGAGAAGCACCTGTTAACACAGCAAGGGAGACTAGGATAGGTGACTAGATAGATACAAGCACTTGTCAACAGTGTGAGAGACTTGCATAAGTTGCTAGATGGAGAGAAGCACCTGTCAACACAGCAAGGGAGACTAGGATAGGTGACTAGATAGATACAAGCACTTGTCAACAGTGTGAGAGACTTGCATAAGTTGCTAGATGGAGAGAAGCACCTGTCAACACAGCAAGGGAGACTAGGATAGGTGACTAGATAGATACAAGCACTTGTCAACAGTGTGAGAGACTTGCATAAGTTGCTAGATGGAGAGAAGCACCTGTCAACACAGCAAAGGAAACTAGGATAAGTGACTAGTTTGAGACAAGCACCTGTCAATAAAGCAAGTGAGACTGCCAAAAGAGCCTACCTGGAGAAAGCTTGAGATTTGAGCATTCCACTTCTCCTCCGGTCTTCCGTGCCATGTGTTGAGTACACTCAGACAGACACTACCCTCATTGTACAAGTTAGGATTAAATCGAACCTGGAAAATGTGTAATGCAATGACCTTTGCTCCAAACTGAATACATTTGCAAAATGTAATGTTTCTCACAAAGGAGTGGTTTTCGCATTTCTAAGCTGTGGATAGAGTTGCACAACCAAAGTTGATATACCTGTTGAAGCTCTGATTACCAATGGTACCAAGACCAAGTAGGCTTACCTTGTGATTGCCGGTCGTTTGGAGGTTAATAAGCGGAGGAGATGTTGGATAATCACTCGGAAAGAAAACGTCAAACTCGAAGCAGCCATTCATATAAGGCGTGTCAGATGGCCCAGTGATCAACACCTAAAATACAGATGCTCTACCATGAGAAGAGACTTAACACCTACGCGTCATGCTTAAGACTGAGAAACACCAACCTTCATCACATCCATACGCTCCTCATCACATCGCACAAACACTGAACTACTTCCACTCAAAGGGAGACTGGTGTTCAAAGTGACGACTTCCAGGGCTAGACGTCTTGTTCTCGTATTATTTCCTGACGAAAGCATAGAATCTTGCTGCACTAACTTCTCATAGTGGTGGTGATAGAGAAAACGCACGCTGCCTCCTGGCATTGTTTCCAAAAATTTGAAAGTGTCTGCAAGCAATATGTAGTATGTCCGTTTTGCTCAATTATACCAGGGAATTTACAATCTTGCTCAACTGAACAAATAACCATTCACGCAAAATCCCTACACAAGAGTCTATAGTTTCTTTTATTAGCACAACCACCATCAAGTCAACTTACCAAACTGCAACTCTTTAAATATGCTTTCGTATGTCTCGGTAGTTGAGAGAGGAAGAGGAACTGAAGTGCCTGATTGGCTGGCTGGTGAGAGCACAGCCTGTCTTTGCTTGGACAAACGTACAGATTTAGAAACGACCTTCTGggtgttggccaatattagagcGAGTTCATCAAGTGAGTTGGCTTGGTCTTCCTCCTCTGATGACTCGGCAAAGCTCTTCTCTCGGTTTGTTTGTGAAGCAGTCGACCTGCAAGTAACTTGCTGAAACTAGGTGTCAAGAAGTGCATTTATAGCTATGAAATATTATTCACAATTTTTCACTATAAATAGCAACCAATGAGTACAGGATACAAAATGAATGAGAAACATACTTAGGGCACCGCTGGTAGGCGGCTACACACTTAGCCATGCTCGCTGTCAATGACGCTAAAGTGCTTGAGTCAGACTCGGTGACTGTTTCTTCAAGCAAAGGTACAAACTCCTGACTAAATGACAATGCCCTAAGTATCTTGTAGACAGATTTGTATAGAGGAATGTGTCTGGACATGTCGAGCACTGCAAAAGTACATGTTCAAAAACTTTACGGATGTAAAGCACAAACAGTTAAAAACAAGGGCACAATTCGAAACTTGATAGTGCATTTTTCAAGTAAATCAAGAGAACAGTTTACAGTAGaccctcctataatgtaaatctcctataacataaattcgaCATAACAAAAGAAgtcatgtaaagtttttgcttcacaTAACTTAAGAAATTGGATATAACATGAAGTAACAAGTCTGTGAAGCTCTTTAATTTAATTTGAATGacatataataatcataaaataCTCATTATTATTACGAATAGTATTATAATCTCCTAATTAGCCTTCCCACTATTGTTTTAACGACATATAGACATctgttatacatactagtacatATCCGTAAGcatgccatgagagattgtcaagtgTGCCGTTAACAAGTAGCTGCAGATTTAGTCAAAATACTTGAAGGCAGTCGATTGGTACAGGTGTAAGAATGTCAGTCTACCAACCCAAATGTCACTAATTCAACTCTAATGGAAGTCAGTCTTTTATCCTAAAATGTAACCCTGGCTTTTGAAAAATAGATGGGCAGGCTGACAACGCTCTCACATtggtaaataaattttttacttcAGATGAGATATGGTGTTTAAATTAGGTTAAAATTACTGAAGGGCCAAGAGGTGCAGACAATATATTTAAAGATGATGCTAGGAGAAAGTCAAACTATAATTCCACCTATGCCAACGTATAATGTGTGAAAGCAGCTGAAGCTTTGATTACAAATGTCTGTACTTTTCAAGTAATTTTGTACTGCACAAATGACTTAGATCTCTATTAGTAAATACTGGTCAGCATCTGTACTCTGTCTGTGTGCAAGCCATGACCGACGTGTGAGGGTTACATGCGCTCGTCTCGCACTGTAAGGCAACAAAGTAGTAGTAAAATCCATAAAATTTGTGTGAACTTCTTCCTTCAGAGATTGATGATGTCCGCTTAGCGGAGGCTGTGGGGATTTTTAATAGTATTGTTGCGCAAAGAGTGGCGTTGTGATCGCGGCTGGACATATATGAATGTCCAGTTGTAGTGCAACGTCGACGACTGAGGACCTGCCCAGAAGCAAAGAGCAATTAATGGTTGTATGTCATTCTTGTCAAAGTTCGTATTCATGTTGTGAATTGAATCACAACCTGTTTGCAGGTCAGGCGTCCTAGACTGCTAGGCCATGGCTGTTTTCCTACAACCGCTTCTCTCCTTTAAATGTTACCTACAGGGTACTGAGCAAACTATGTAAGCTTCATGATCTGCCTAACTCACAAGGATATTGCGATATTAGTACCTGAATCATTCCGAAGGTAGGAAGCTATTGCAGGCAAAAGACATGAATCGCTGAGTCTTTGGTAAAGCTCAGCAGGAAGGACAGTTTTGTGCGACTCAACCTGTAAGTTGTCATCAGGGTTGATGAATGCAGAGATGATGTCAAGCATGCATCTCACGTTTTCTTCTTCGTCCCGTAGTTTTAACAGTAGCTAAGAAAGCAGGTTTAATAGAATTACCAAGAGTTACGTATGTtgtaaagtatttaataaagttATCAGCAGCTGTGAGTTGTCCTACTAAATGTTTGATAAAAGTAGCAAGCTTATGAGCTGCGACACGAAAATACATCATTGCTGTTTCAATGTTACTCTCAAGATAGAAAGAAGATGAGGAAGGGagttaacattttatttgttttggcAGCATTTAATATTGGCATGAGTCTTGTTCAATCAGTGGCAGACAGCCTAAGTGTAGCTAAGCATCAAACCTGCTCAAAATCCCGACTAGGAAAGGCGGAGCCAGTCCCAAAGCCTGTTCCCTTTGGCCAGTACAGTTTATCAGCGGTTACATCCATGCCAGTACTTTTTGGTTCAGCTGGTATCGCCTTTGACTCGCTGCCAGCTACCTGGTGGGCCATCTGCTAGTATGACATGCACAGATAATGCACGAATATTGCTACAAACAAGACTTTGAAAACCAAGAAAGTGAGTTAGGGCCAGATAGTATTCCAATCTGCTTACACTATTGTCTATCAGCTGAATAGACTCTCTCACTAAATAATTAGACACACCTACCAACTGATTCGGCATGGTAACTGACCAGCTGTATATGTTGATCAAATGACTATATATGCCTCCTACTGACTAGACACTCACCCAATGATTAGAGATCCCTACCTATTGGCACAGGCTAGATGCTGACTAGCCACAGCCACTGATTGATTAAGCACTCCAGCTGACTGACTGAACGTGTTTactgtttgactgtacatgttcACTGAGGTCTATTACCTTACCAGTAGATATAAAAAGGACTCACCTGAGCAGCCATTTCTGTAAGGTGATCATGTTGGGAACTGGTCGATGCTCGCTGCCGAGGGGAATGATGACCGAGGGAGGAGAGACAAGTGAGGACAAGTTGAAGCACTCCGATCTCCATGCTACAACGTCTCAACATGAGCCCATCATCTGTGGTGAGGGGGCTTGACTCATATAGGAGCTGCAAACACCGTTgtatgaagaagcaagcagaaaAACTAAAATGCAGTTTTTGCAGCTGAGGCTGTACCATGCCAGAGGTTTTTGATGAAAAGAAATAACTTCTTGCGGGCCGAGCGGGTCTAACCTGTACATGGAGACTGCTCTACGGAGTCAAACTACTAGAAACCTCAAATCAGTGTTTCCCATAGCAACATTCACTCACGATGTAAAAGTTCTGAAGATAGTTTGACAGTTGTGCTGAAGTTTAATTGGCAAAAATGCAAAACCATAAGCTCCTGAAACTCCTCACATTTGATAAAATCAATCTAAAAAGAAAGACAATCACCGaatattcaaacaatttttagcgaTGTTCCCTAATTCCATCAGTAATATTACACAATATAAGATAATGTGATATATAATGTGTGAGGAATAGAGTTACTTGCTCGACATTGATAGAAGAAATGCAGACATACTATGGATCTAAGCCAATCATATAATGGCAGAGGGAAGAAACCTGGGCAAAAGCCAGTTTAGCCATACCTTTAGATTGGTGAAAGGCAAGGTAGGTAGCATGCTCGCGACAGAAGAAGCCAGAATTGACACTCCCTCTTCATCGTCATGTACTCCTAGCACCAGGCGGAGCAAGCACTTGGCACTCGTTCTCGACTTTATCAGCATCTCCGCATAGCCTGCCAATCTTAGGAATAGCCCAAAAGCTACGAGTGAGTGCGGAGGAATTGTGGTCACACCCGTGGCcgtcttttttgtgttttcatgTTTTCCTTCAGCTGTCATTGTACTAGTCTCATACTAGAAagagaaaaatggttaaaatgtaTTAAGCTGAAAATATGGCTTCATAAAAAATAGAAGACGACACTAAACACTTACCTGGAGAGGTCCAAGAGGCATGTATTGGTCCTCTGTAGCATATTCATAGTATTGGTCATATACGTCTAGGTCCTCTGCATAAAGTCCTGAGAAGGGGCTAGCTTCATTAGACTGTGTAATCTCTTGGTAAATAAGAGGAAGGTGCTTCGCCATAAGAGTCAAACCTCCCATTCCTAAAATACATGCCAATGTTTCTGCACACACACGGTTGGCCATATTAAAAAGAGTATTTGCCATAATCATTGCTCCATGCCCAGATACAACAACTACAGCAAAAGCATTACCCATGTGTGGTGGAAGCAAGCCGAGCAAGTGGGCTGGGTTCACCTACAATTAGCCTGCAGGCTAAGCCATCACAAACCGCCgccagagccgtatagcttcacagagtcccgcatcaaaaaccggaaacaaaaacgcttgattccaaacaaacccgattgACATACTGATATTTAATAGAATATACTTACCTcactctcaacatctcacttttttgcatttacattactttattacaaaaagatCATTTGTAGTTTCTAGTAGggaattttttcttttttcaaatggtgtataatacaacaatcaatttcagaaCGACCGCCaataaaagtaatttttgttggttagtgttgcagcctgtccattataacttacataaaaaaaattggtgGGCATggcttgtttgtttggagccATTCAAGCTCTAATATACGCTTCTGTTAGTCGCGAAACTCTGAATTTATACAGATCTGTACTGTTAGAGTCGTATAGCTCTGCAAAGGCTCGCGACTAAAAAAACGGAAACAAAAACGCCTGTTTTCAAGCAAACCCGATCGgtatactgatctctaatggaatattcatacctcgctcctCAAACCACTATATTTTGCATTGattttacgtttttacaaaaaccttattagtagctttttgtaggaaattttgttttttttcaaatggtgtatgatacaacaatcattttTAAAGCGGccgccaatgggagtaatttttgtttattaatgttgcggcctcttcattataacttatatagaaatagtaggcgtggcctgtttgtttagATTCGAGCGAGCTctcgtatacgcttctgttggtcgcgggactctgtgaaactatgcGGCTCTGACCGCCTCATGTAGGCTACATATGCACGACCAACTAAGCAAGAAGCTATTGGCCAACTGGCTAACGCACGGTCATCACAGCGAAACATTGCCATTACATATGCACAATCAGCCGAGCTTGAAGAGGGAGGAGCCTACCACAAAACCAATGGTATAAAAGGCGCATGCATTGATCGAGTTCAGTGCAGCGATGTTCATAACTGTACTATGTCATAATATATTTGCGTAcaa includes:
- the LOC137401005 gene encoding baculoviral IAP repeat-containing protein 6-like, whose protein sequence is MTEFCLGEMQQNNQTPMHSRAAINMSWSSVPAVLNFFSQCAAANPMLKEWMAGSDGRLFWAVLLELFSKGNNSGEQQSKEPAVILFFKTVIVNHTTNQMAFSDVICNLLRTLAAMPNSVGGSSLSSFMKNLLLKTILEDEKVYVTVTSHGVNYRFDNNGCLSCCSQLGIGAGHSSRTLLMSVYSTMEQISEEVSKPVKKKRGIKRLATGFRKPCMEMTSPSFYTPADVPIDDMSAGLFSFGEPVKENIPATDVSKVKDTSCKFQFVNTLFSATPLANTVTVGEVLASFVERGLPAGSWSIDLQLYTGPSGTTAHTLSTQIGSSLQVFTGMGGLTLMAKHLPLIYQEITQSNEASPFSGLYAEDLDVYDQYYEYATEDQYMPLGPLQYETSTMTAEGKHENTKKTATGVTTIPPHSLVAFGLFLRLAGYAEMLIKSRTSAKCLLRLVLGVHDDEEGVSILASSVASMLPTLPFTNLKLLYESSPLTTDDGLMLRRCSMEIGVLQLVLTCLSSLGHHSPRQRASTSSQHDHLTEMAAQMAHQVAGSESKAIPAEPKSTGMDVTADKLYWPKGTGFGTGSAFPSRDFEQLLLKLRDEEENVRCMLDIISAFINPDDNLQVESHKTVLPAELYQRLSDSCLLPAIASYLRNDSVLDMSRHIPLYKSVYKILRALSFSQEFVPLLEETVTESDSSTLASLTASMAKCVAAYQRCPKSTASQTNREKSFAESSEEEDQANSLDELALILANTQKVVSKSVRLSKQRQAVLSPASQSGTSVPLPLSTTETYESIFKELQFDTFKFLETMPGGSVRFLYHHHYEKLVQQDSMLSSGNNTRTRRLALEVVTLNTSLPLSGSSSVFVRCDEERMDVMKVLITGPSDTPYMNGCFEFDVFFPSDYPTSPPLINLQTTGNHKVRFNPNLYNEGSVCLSVLNTWHGRPEEKWNAQISSFLQVLVSIQSLILVAEPYFNEPDYERMRGTTAGEANCRLYDSNIRQATVKFAMLEMLKNPSPCFKEVIEKHFWLKRKEIKEQVEQWVNEQGKKSDQETGEQTKHFKKISHNTALLKKHLQQLVTELQAMKPPDGFSESSIDLDITGSSMEPTAPTPSTFGVEGMMESLTHDISIGSTPSATNSIGGLGPDDTWPVTHNPTFSSFAEMEATDDCILLPETPSVVDPEGFEDFCPLL